Genomic DNA from Streptomyces sp. GS7:
GCATGATGCCGCGCTCCCCGAGATCGGCCACGAGGTCCGGCGGGCAGCGCCGCAGCACCGCCCCGATACCGTCGAGGATCGCGGTCAGCGGCGTGATGATCGCGCGCCGTACCCTCTCGGTGTCGACGTGCACGGAGCGCGCCAGTCCACTCACCACATCCCGCCCGTGCACCTCGGTGGTGCCCGGCGTCAGCTCGCCCTCCCCGGCGAACATCAGATGCAGCGGGCGTACCGACTGGCCGGGCAGCATCAGCTCGTGGTGCAGCCGCAGATGCTGGATGACCGCGTGATCGATGGCATTGCCGCCCACGGGGACGGTCTCGGCGGCCACGATGGAGCCGAGGGACAGCACCGCGACCTGGGTGGTGCCCGCGCCGCACACCACGATCATCGTCGCCTCCGGCTGCTCCACCGGCAGCCCGCAGCCGACGGCGGCGGCGACCAGCGTGTCGACCAGTTCGACCCGCCGCGCACCCAGCCCGGTGAGGGTCTCCACGGCCGCCCGCTGGGCCAGCGGCTCACTGCCGTACGGCAGGCAGACCGCGGCCCGCATACTCGGCCGGCGCCGCCACGTCTTGCGCAGCTTGTCGCCGACCAGGTGGCGCAGCAGCCGCTGCGCCATGTCGATGTCCACGACCGTCCCGTTGGAGACCGGCCGGACCACCTTGATGTAGTCGGGGGTGCGGCCCTCCATCACCTCGGCCTGAGCGCCGACGGCCAGCAGCGAGCCGGAACGGGTGTTGACCGCGGCGACGGTCGGTTCGTCGACGACCAGCCCCTGGTTCTTGACGTACACCCTGGTCCGGGCCGCACCGAGGTCGACGGCGGCCGAGCAGCGCCGCAGTTGGGCGAGGCAGATGGTCATGGTGGATTCCTCCCCGATGGGCCGGTCTGGCCGTCCCCGGTGGGCCGGTAATGGACGCAAGCGCCCACACGGGAGCGCTCGTGCGCCATCCTCCGGGCCCGATTCCCACCCCGCTCGTCGAGCGCGTCCGCCCGGGGGACGGAAGAGGGGAAGGCGGGGCGAAGGGGTGACGGGAACGGTGACGCGGGCGGCACGGCGACGGAGACGGAGGCGGGGAGGGGGTCGGGGAAGGAGCCGGGAGCCGGGGGAGGTACGGGGCAAGGCGCGAGGGAAGGCGCGAGGGAACGCGGCGGGGCTGCCCGGCCCGGCCCGCCTCGGCGACTCACGTGCTCATGCCGCACCGACGCACGTACAACCCGGCCTAGGGATGTCCCGGCTCACCGACGTCCCGGCTCACGGACGCACCGCCCCCATGGTCTCCGACGAGCCGGACGCATACCTGACGCCATGTCACCACCGCGCTACCGCCGTCCACATCGGCGGGCTCCCCACGCCATCGATCGCTCGCGTCCGCACCCGCCGGTCCGTCAGCCCACCCTCCGTTGGAACAGTCCCCAGGTGAACTCCGCGACGACGTCCTGTCGTTTTCCGTCCGGACCGTGGGCGGTGCAAGCCAGCTGCCAGCGGTTGGGGGCGCTGCCCTCCATGGGGCGGGCCGGAGCGAAGGCGCGGGCGACCTCGTCGACCGTGCACGACCACGGGGTGAGGTCCTCCGTCGTACGCAGCACGGGGGTGGCTGCGTCAGGCGCCCGGACGAGCCACGCGTTCCACACGGCGCCCCCCGGGGCGGTGAGGACCTCGAACCGCAGATCGGGCCAGAGGGGTACCGGCCAGGTCAGCGCCTCGCAGGTCAGATCGCCGACGCGGCGACCGGCGACGGTCTCGGGGGCGCCGAGCAGCGCACGGTACGGCTGGACGCCGGCCCGCGCCCGCGGGGCGTGCATCCGGGCCTGCCAGCGGCGGTTGGCCTCACGCATCTCGGCCCGGGAGACCCCCAGTTCACGGAGTGCGTCCTCGACGAGCCCGGACTGGTGGTCGGCCATCCGGCGCAGCAGTACGAGCTGGAAGGCGAGGGGGCCCGGCAGGTCTGCGGAGGCGCCGGAGCCGGCGGGCGGGTCGTTGTCAGTGGCGGGGTTCATGATGGACATGGTCGCGGACGGACGCGGCGGACCCGGCGGAGGCGGCGGCCGGCGCGGAGGCGACGGGTCCGGGGCGGGCGCCGTCGGGGAGGAAGAGCACGGAATTGACGTAGCGGCGGTGCGGGGCGAGGGAGCGCCTCAGCAGGCCGTGTTCGGCGACATGGGAGGTGCGGGACTGATGGGCGGGCAGATCGAAGTCGGCCAGCGGCAACCAGCGGTCGTGCGGCAGGACCCAGCCGCGGTACCCGCGGGCGGCCGTCCACTCCAGCACGGGCGCGAGCGGCTGAATGCGTGTCTCCAACTCGACGAACAATGCGGGTAGTTCTCGCTCGACGGTGCGTACCGCGCCGCGCAGCACCGCCAGTTCGCCACCGTCCACATCGATCTTGATGAGGGTGACGGCCGACAACTCCAGCCCGTCCAGGGGAAGGCAAGGGACGTCCAGAGCGGTGGTGTGCAGCTCACGGCGTACGAGCGAGGAGACCCCGCGGTCGCCACGGCCGTTCGGGGGCAGCCAGAGCGTGGCGCAACCGGCGTGATCCGTGGCCGCCGCGGGGACGACATCGACATGGGCGGGGGTGACGGAGGCGATCAGCCGGGCCAGATGGGGGACGGGCTCGATGGTGACGACCCGGTCGGCGCGCCGCGCCAGACGCCGGGTCCACGGGCCGTACCACCCGCCGACGTCCACGGCCGTCCCGCCCGCCGGACAGAAGTCCGCCAGCCGCCCGAGCTCCGGCTCGAACCGCGGATAGAGCCCGCCCGCCACGGCAGCCACCCACCGCCCCGGCAACCGCGGCCCCAACCACGCCGCCAACGTCACGACGCTGCCTCCGAGTCCACAGGGCCGGTGGCCCCGGCTCCTGGGGAGGCCCCGGCCCCAGCAGAATTTCCGGGCAACGTGGCGTGGGTGTGGGCGTGGGTGGGGGTGTGGGCAGGGGCAGAGGCGGCAGGCTCACCAGAGGAGGCAGTGTCGGCACGGACATCAGCCTCCCCATCGCATCCCACGTCACCCTCGGAGCCCGCGTCACCCCCGTAAGCCACACCCCCACCGAAGCCGGCACCCTCCCCCAAGAGAGCGTCCTCCCCCAAGAGGGCATCCTGCCCGTCGCCGGTGCCCTCCCTCTTGTCGGCGTCCTCCTCCGCGATCTGCCGTAGCACACGCTCATGTTCTTCGTCGGTGACCTGCACGCCGGAGGACGGCAGGAGTTGGGGAATACCGTCGAGGATCGGATAACGGCGCCGCAGCCGCGGGTTGTAGAGGGCGTCGTCCGGCGCGAGCAGGCGGAGCGGCCCCTTGTCGATCGGGCAGGCAAGAATCCTCAGCAGCGGGTCATCGCGCTTCATGGCTCAACTCCGTTGTCTTGGCGATGGATTGATCGGTGCGGCCGAGTGATCCCTCGTGCGACCGCCCGCCCGCCCCCGGTGCGTCCGAGGGACATCGGAAGGAGGCCGAACGGCGCGCAGAGGTGGCCGAAGGGTGTGGGGCGACGGCCGAAGAACGTGAGGCGAAGGCCGAAGGGTGTGGGGCGGAGGCGGCGGCCGGTGGGGCGGCAAAGTCGGTTGGCGAGGCGACAAGGTCGGTTGGCGGGGCGGCGAAGGCGCCGGGGGTGCCGGCGTCCTGACCGGTCGAGGTGTCGCTGCTCTGCCCCGTCGAGGCGCCGGCGTCATGCCTGTCATGACTCCCACGACTGGCATGCCTGCCATGACTCTCACAACTGCCGTGACTGCCACCACTGCCGTGACTGCCACCACTGCCGTGACTGCCACCACTGCCGTGACTGCGATGACGATCACGACCGTCACGACGGTCACGACCGTCATGGTCGTCATGACGGGGCAGCGCCAGGAGAACGGACAGTGCGACGACGGTGCCGCCCAGCCGCAATGCCAGCCGTACGGGGTTGGCGGGCAGCGGCTCGCCGAAGGCGACCGTGCCGCAGGCGACCGTGAACACGCAGGTCACGGTGGAGCAGACGGGGACGATGACCGAGGCTCGGCAGCGCTGCAGGGCCGTCTGCGACAGAACCAGCCCCGTCGCGCCGGTGAACAGGAGCAGATACGGGTACGGCGACCGGAAGAGCGCCCCGACCGCGGCGGGGATGTCGTGGGTGCCGAGCAGCCCGGACACGCCCTTGATGGCGAGCGAGCTGACCCCGTAGAGCAGCCCCACCGCAACCCCGTACGGCACGCCCGCGGTGGGCAGGCGGTGGCGGCGCCGTGCCCGGCGTTCGGCGGAGCGGTACAGCAGCAACCCCGCGCCGAGCGATGGCACGGCTATGGCGAGCAGTGTCGCGGGCGGTGCCGTACGGGCGATGGCCTGTGCGTCCTGGCCCTGTAAGGAGGCGACGACCATCACCAGCGCGACGAGGATCGTCACGATGCTCTGCCGTTCCCGGCCGCTGGTCCGCTCGCCCAGCACGACCGAGGACAGGAGCAGCAGGAGCACCAGACCCGAGACGAAGATGCCTTGTGCGGCGGCTATGGGGAGGGTGCGGTAGACGGCGAGTTGGGCGGCGAAACCGGCGGCGAGGGCGAGTGAGCCGACGATCCACAGCGGGCTGCTGAGGAGGTGGCGGACGACCCGGGCGGGCCGGCGGGTGCTGAGCGCGGGCAGCCCGGACAGGGCGCGCTTCTCCAACACGAAGCCCGTGCTGTACAGGACGTTGGCGAGCAGCGCGGATGCCACGCCCCACCAGAGCATCGCTGCACTCCCTTCTCTTCGGCTCGCCAGCCCGGTAGCTGGCCGGCGTCGTGGCCCTCCAGTCCGCTGGCTCGGCTCGCTGGTTCTCCGCGATTCGTCCTTTGCGGCTGGGCGGCGTTGGGTGTCGGGCGTGGGGCGCCTTGCCTTGGGTGTCGGGCGTCGGGCGTCGAATGTTGGGCGCTCTGCGTCGTGGCTTGCGGGTTGCGGGTTGTGGGTTGTGGGTGTGTGTCGCGTGTTGCGTGCTGTGTATCAGGTGGTGTGTGGCTGGGTGGGGTGCCGTGTGCGTTCTGCGGTGTGCCTTGCGGGCCTCCTCTTACTCCGGCAACGATTACGGAGAGTAGTCGGTTCCCAGGTTATCTCACTTTGCGTGGTGGGGCTTTGGGCGGTGGGGCTTTGCGTGGTGGGGGTGTGGGTGACCGGCGGGCGTGGGCGAGGAGGATGGAGGCCAGGGGTGGGATGTGGCAGGCGGCGCGGTCCAACGGGCGTAGGGGGCGCGGGACGTCGTGGTAGGGCGCGCCCGCGATCTGTACGACGTCGAAGCCGGAAGCGGTGAGGAAGCCGCGTAGTGCGCGGGCGGTGTAGAGGCGCAGGTGGCCGACGACCTGGGTGCCGGGGCGGCCGTGGATCGCGCGCAGGCTCACCTCCGAGAAGACGGGTTGGATGCCGGCGAGGAGGAGCCCGCGGTTGTACCAGGCGGCGAGGTTGGGGGTGGAGAGCATCAGGTGCCCGCCCGGGCGGAGTACGCGGCGGAGTTCGTCCAGGGCGGCATCGGGGTCGACGAGGTGCTCGATGACCTCGCTGAAGAGCACCGCGTCGGCGGATCCGGTCGTGAACGGGAGCCCGCCGTCGGTGAGTTCGCCGCGTACGACGGCGGGGATGCGGGTCGCGGCACGGCGTAGCGCGTCCTGGGACCAGTCGACGCCGATGATCCGGTGGCCGGCGAGGGGTGTTGCGGCGGTGGCGGCCGCGGTGCCGTCGCCGCAGCCGATGTCCAGGACGGTGGCGGGCGGTGCCCCCACGCGTGCGGGTCCCAGGGCGCGCGCCAGGAGCAGGGCCTGTCGTCGGCTCCGGGCGTCGCCGGATGCGACCGGCACGGAGGGGTTCTCGTAGAAGTCCCGTAGTTGGGAGGGGAGGTGGGGGGTGGGAGGGGAGGGGGCGGGGCTGGTGGTGGGGGGTGGCGGGGTCATCGGGCGCCTCCTTCGGGCGCGGTCGGGGCCGGCGGGGTGGTTGGGGGTGCGGGGTGGGCGGTGGCGGCGAGGGAGGAGCGGAAGAGGGCGGCCAGGTGGTTGGCGGCCGGGGCGTCGAGGAGGGCGTGCGACCAGCGGAGTGCCAGCTGGATCCGGTTGCCGACCGAGACGGTGGTGACGGTCACTCCGCGGGGCATGCGGGCGGGGGCGGAGAACCATACGGCGGTTGCCCGGCCGGCGTCGCCGAAGTCCAGTGGGTAGGGGATGCGGCCGATGTTGGAGAGGAGCGTGGTCGACGTCCAGGGTGCGGCGGCGGAGCGCAGTGTGCGGGTGAGGGCGGCGCGCAGGCCGACGGGGAGTGCGGGGGTGGTCAAGAGCGTTCCGGAAAGCCCGAGTTGGGGTCCGGGTGCGGACTTCAGGGCGCGGGTGCGGGTGGCCGTGTGGTGCAGCAGGCGGGACAGCGCGGCAGGGTCGGGCGGGTCGGCGGTGAGAAGCGCGGCGTCCCGGCGTTCGGCGTCCGGTCCGAAGTCGACGGAGACCAGCCGGGTGCCGTTGCCGATGGGCATCTCGGTACCGCGTGGCCGGTCGTCGACGGGCATGGTGACGACGACCGGGGCGGTGCGGCGGCCGTGGAGCCGGTTCCAGCGGGCGGCCATCAGGCAGGTGGCGACGAGGAGTTGGTCGTTGACCGTGTACGGGGGCGGGGCGTCGGCGGTGCGTGGCGGACGGGCCGGGACGGGGAGTTCGGTGAGCAGCATCCCGTTGCTGGTGCCGTTGCAGATGACGTCGCTGCCGGTGCCGGTGCCGGTGCCGCTGCCGGTCCCGGTGCTGATGTGGTGGGGGGTGATGCGGGCGGGGCGGGTCAGGGGGTGGGTGCGGCCTGTGGGTGGTGTGGCGCCGTTGGGGTCGGGGTGGTCCGGAGCGGGGTGGCGCGATGTGGGGGTGGGGCCGGGGGCGCGTACGGGGGGTGGTGCGGGGGAGTTGTCGGCGCCGCCGTACAGCTCGGCGGTGGTGGCGAGCACGCGGAGGCAGGCCGGGCCGTCCAGTGCGGTGTGGTTGATGGTGAGGAGCAGTACGGTGCCGGCCGAGGCGCCCGGTTGGGCTGTGTGCTCGACGACCTCCAGGCGTACGGGGGGCGAGAGGTGCAGGGGCGGGCAGTGGGTGAGGGCGCGTTCCCGGGCGCGTTCGAGGGCGTCGGGGCCCGGAGGGGGGAAGGAGACCGGGTCGACGTCGGGGGTGGCGGTGAGCTGCCAGGTGTAGCGGCGATGCCACCAGTGGGCCGGGGCCTGGCGCATGAGGATCCGGGGGTGTAGGGCGAGTGCCTGGTGGAACGCGGTACGTAGCCGGCAGTGATCGACCGGCCTGGGGAGGTGCACCTCGATGTGTACGGTCTCCGGCTCGCCGTCCGCCAGGCAGTGCCGGGAGATCTCGTCGACCACGGGGAAGGGGACGTGGGCGATGGTGGGTTGGGTGGGGAGTTGGGGGGCGGGGGGAAGTCCGGCGGGGGTTCGGAGGGCGGCGCGCGGCGCCTTGGCGCGGTTGCCGGGTGAGGTGCTGTCGGGGGTTTCGGAGGGTGTGCCGGAGCGGCTGCCGGGCGGCTCGCCGGGCCGGTCGTCCGGTACGGCGAGGGACGGTTCGCCGCCCGGACTATCGGGCGGTGGGCCGCTGTGCAAGGCGCTGGGCGGGTCGTGCGGGGCCGGTTGCAGTGCGGTCATCGGGCGGTGTCCTCCCCGGTGTCGGCCGGTCGTACGGGACCTGTCGGACGGCTCGGAGACGGGTCGGTTGCGGCCTCCGGGGTGGGGCGCCGATACGGGGCGGCCCAGGAGGGGCCGGCACCGGGAGTCCGCCCGCGGGCCGTGATCAGACGCCCGGCCCGGGCGGGAGGGCCGGCAGGGGAGCGAGGACGGGAGTCAGGAAGGGAGTTGGGAGAGGAGCCGGGAGGGGAGCCGGGAGGGGAGCCAGTAGGGGGTTCGGTGGAGGTGTCGGCAGCGGAGGTGGTTGACGGGGTGTCATGAGGAGTCGGCGGTGGTGTGAAGGGGCGGAGGGGCGGGCCAGTCGGGGGTGTGTGGGTCGGCCGGTCGACTGGCCCGCCGGTCTCTGTGGCGGCTCCCTGAGCGCTTCCCGGGCCGCCGTTCGCTGCCGCTCCGGATCCGCCCGGCCTGTCCAACCCTCCTGATCCGCCGGGCAGTCGGACACTCGGGCGTCCACCAGGTGCGCCCGCACCCGTCCCCGCATCTCCGCCTGTCCCCGCATCTCCGCCCCGATCGCGTCGCGGCAGGGGAGGGCGAACGGTTGATGTCGTGGTCCGTGCGGACGGTGCTGAGAGCGCTGACGGTGTGGAGGGCGTAGACGGTGTGGACGGTGACGAGGGTGCGGAGCCAGGGGGAGTTCCGGACGGCGTGGGTAGGTGTGAAGCGTTTGGCGGGGCCGGGACCGTGACCACGGCTGCGGTCAGGGCGAGCAGGGCGAGGGCCTGGGCGGTGGCGCTGAAGGCTCCGGTGTGTTCGGCGACGGGGTGGCCCGCGCCCAGGGCCGCGGTGATGCCGGCGCCCAGCATGGCCACGAAGGCGAGGGGGGCCAGTACCCGCGGCCGGTAGCGGGCCGCCACGGCCAGCAGCGGCACGATCACCGCGTACGGGCCGGCCGCCATGGCGACCACCGCGGTCAGGGCGAGTGTGCCCAGGACCCAGGAGGGGGCGGGCGGTGGTTGTGGGGCGGGCGGCGGGGTGCGTGGGGTGCGGCGGATGAGGGCGGCGGCGATGAGTACGGCGACACCCAGTACGCCGCCGATGAGGCCGAGGTCGTAGAAGGTGGCCGGGGTGTAGGTGAGTTCGACGGTGCCGCCGGCGCCGGCCGGGACGAGGAACGCCTGCTGCCAGCCGTCGACGCGGAGCGGGGTCAGCTCGTGGCCGTCGAGGGTGGCGTGCCAGCCGTCGTTGGCGTTCTCGTACATCTGGAGGTAGGCGGCCTGACCCGCGCCGATGGCGACGGTGCGGTGGTCACCCGTCCACTTCCCGGCAGTGACCGGACGTGCGGCAGCGGTATCGGGAGAGGGAGAGGAAGAGGAGGAAGCGGCAGAGCGGGCTTTGTTCGTCCTGTCCGTCCCATCCGTCTTGTCCACCGTGCTCGCCCTATCCACCGTGCTCGCCCTATCCGCCGTGCTCGTCGCGCTCGCGGTGCTCGTCCCACTCGCCTCCCCCCGTTGGAGCACCACGTCCGTCAGGGCCAGCGGGCCCTGGTCGCCGGCTTCGACGCGGTGGCGGCCGGAGGGGAGGAGGAGGCGGCCGTCGGGGGCCTCGTCGGCGCAGAGTTGGACGGTGATGGGGCGGCGGTCGGTGAGGTCGCGGACGGAGCCGCTGGCCTTGGTGGCGTGCAGGACGCCGTCGACGGCGAGCATCGGGCCCTGGCCGCAGGCGAGGGAGAAGCGTTTGCCGGGGTCGGGGCGCGGGGTGCGGTAGGAGTCGAGGGCGGGGATGTAGATCTCGCTGAGGCCGACCGGGAGTTGCAGGGGCTGGCCGGCGACCGGGTTGTTGAGGGTGAGTTCCTTGACCTTGCTGATGGTGATGTCGAGGCGGTCGGTGGTGATCGGGTCGAAGCGGGCCTGGCCGTTCTCGTCGACGCCCGCGGTGGCCGCCCCGTAGGGGGAGTTGATCAGGATCTGTTCGGGGCGGGTGGAGATGCCGCCGGCCGCGGCCAGCACGATCTGGTCGATCTTCTTCTTGCCGGGCCAGCGCAGGTGGACGGTGGGTTTGTCGCCCGCGATCCAGGCGGTGGTCAGGTCGCCGTCGACGAGGTTGCGGGGGCTGAGGGACTGCCCGAAGCCGAAGCTGGTGGAGTCGGCGGTGGCGGTGATGCGGTCCTTCTGGTCGGGGGCGATGCGGTCCAACAGGTGGTCGAGTTCGGTGCCGGGGACGGCCAGTGCCTTGCCGGTGACGGTGTACGAGGCGCTGCGGCCGGTGAGGAACTGGCGGTGGAGTCCGACCTCGGCGGAGACGGGGGACAGGCCGCCGGGGTCGCTGCCCCGGTGGAGGGAGATGGTCTGTGCGGGGGAGTCGGATGCGGTGGCGTCGGTGGGGAGTTGGAGGAGCCGGGTGACCTGGACGCCGGGGATGGAGATCTCGGAGAAGCCGGCGCCGGAGAGGCCGGCGCGCGGGGTCTGCGAGCCGAGGATGGTGAGTTTGAGCCAGGCCGCCTTCCCGGGTGGGGCGGCGATCTGCTGGCGGGTGCCGTCGGGACGGAGGGGGCTGTCGGCGCTGCCGTGGTCGGTCTGGATGCGTACGGAGGTGGGGGCGGCGCGGAGGCCGTCGCCGGGGAGGGGGGTGACGGAGAGGGTGGCGGGGATGTCGGTGGGCTTGGTGAAGGCGATGCGGATCCACTGGCCCACGGGGTCGCCGGCGCTGCCTTCGGCCCAGGCGGTGTCGGGGTTGCCGTCGAAGGCGTTGACGGGGTCGTACTGGGGGAGGTGGAAGAGCCAGTTGCCGCTGGTGGAGGCGGTGACGGAGGCGGCGCCGCGGAGGACGGCGGTGGTCTGGTGCTCGATGCCGGTGGTGGGCAGGATCTGCCGGGGCGGGCGGCCGGGGTCCTGGACGCTGTCGGGGTGGTTTCGTTCGTCGGCGGTGTAGGTGTACGAGGTGTTGCTGTTGACGAGCCCGAAGCGGGTGTCGGCGCGGCGCAGGCCGTCGGCGGTGAGTTGGAGCGGTGGGGTGCCGAGGCCGGGGTGGCGGTCGCCGGTGAGGACGGTGGGCCGGTTGCGCAGGGTGGGGTCGGCGGAGAGCTGGAGCAGGGATTCGGGGCCGCCGCTGAGCTGTGCGGTGCCGGCGACGGCCTTGGCGGTGGCCGGGCCGGGTTCGGGGATGCCCTGGGGGCGGTAGATCTCGACGGAGCGCTGGCGCGGGTAGAGGCCCTGGATCTGGACGGGGGCCTCGGCGGGGATCCGGCCGCTGGTCGTCAGGGGGCCGAACGCGGCGACCTTGCGGTAGCCGGACGCCTCCAGGGTGCGGGTGACGGTGCGCGGGGGGACGTAGCCGATCTGGTCGGGGTCGAGGTCGTTGCGTACCACGACGTCGTGGATGCCGGCGCGGTCCAAGTAGTCGCGGAGGCCCGGGACTTCGGCTCCGGTGAGGAGGGCCTGCTCGACGGCGTCCAGGGTGCGGCGGGAGCCGGGGGTGCCGAAGGGGACGAAGTCGCGTTGTGCCCAGGGGGATCGGGCGAGGACGTCGAGGGGTTCGTCGATGGGGGAGCCCCAGGTGTAGATGCCGTGGGCGGTGGCGGGGACGACCAGGGCGCGGCTGCGCGGGGTGTGGGCGGCGAGCCAGTTCGCGGTCTGCTGCCAGTAGGCGGGCAGTTTGGTGAAGGCGCCGGGCTGGAGGACGGTGCCGGTCAGGTACGGCAGGGCGAGCGCGGGCAGGACGAGCAGCGCGGCGGCGGCCGGGAGGGCGCGGTGGCCGGGGAGGCCGCGTGCGCGGCGGCCTTCGGGGCCGTTGCGGCGGGCGGTGCCCAGCAGGTGGGCGAGGCCGAGGGTGAGTGCGAGGGCGAGTCCGGGGGTGAACTTGTAGATGTTGCGGAACGGGCGGAGCCAGCCGTTCAGCCAGTCCTGCCAGAGTCCGTGGGCGGGGCCGCCGAGCGCTCCGCCGTAGCCGGCGAGGGCGATCAGGGCGATGGTCAGGGTGGTCAGCAGCAGCCAGCGCCGTTCGGGCAGGTCGCGGCGGACCAGGCCGGCGAGGCCGAGTGCGGCGGCGAGTGCGGAGCCGAGGACGGCGAAGGCGTTGGCGGTCAGGGTCCAGCCGGCCGGCAGCCAGGGTTTGCCGAAGTTGAGGTAGCCGACCCAGTTGCCGGCGCCGCGCAGCATCTCGGTGGCGGACATGGTGCCGGTGGTGGTGTCGGCCTGCTCGATGAACGGCATGAAGTTCTCGCCGTGGATGCCCAGCAGGAGCAGCGGGACCACCCACCAGACGGTGGCCAGGGCGACGCCGGGCAGCCACCAGGCGAGCAGGGCGCGGCGGCGCGGCCCGGTCCGGGACAGCAGGTACAGGAGGGCGGGCAGCAGGGAGGCGAGGGTGGAGGCCGCGTTGACGCCGCCCATGAAGGGGATCAGCAGTGCCGAGCGGGTGGCGGCGGTGCGGGCGCTGTGGCGCGGGTCGGTGAGCGGCAGCAGGACCCAGGGCAGCAGGGCGCCGGGCAGGGCGGCGGCGGAGGTGGAGCCGATGACGAGGGTGAAGGTCGGCCACAGGGCGTAGCAGGCGGCGGCGAGGAGCCGGGTGGGCGGGGTGCCGAAGCGGAGCCGTTCGGCGAGTCGTAACGCGCCCCAGAACGCGGCGGTGACGATCAGCGACATCCACAGCCGTTCGGCGAGCCAGACGGGCAGGTGGACGAGGTGGGTCAGGCCGTAGTACGGGAGGGTGGGGAAGGCGTAGCCGAAGTACTGGTCGGCGATGCCGCCGAACCCGGCGCGGTCGTGCCAGAGTTGGCCGAGGTCGCCGAGGAACGCCCAGGGGTCGGTGGTCACCCCGAGTTTGGTCTCGAAGGTCATCCTGCCGGGGGCGGGGGCCAGGAATCCGGCCAGGACGGCGGCCCAGAACGCGAACGGCCAGCGCCGGCGGCGGGGTCCGTCGGGTGGTGGGGCGGGGGCGGTGGCCGGGTTGCCTCCGGCGTCCGGTGAGCCCGGTGACAGGTACATCTTCAGCGTCTGGGTCATGGCAACCGCCGGAGGATGAGGAGGAGGTTCCAGGTGGCGATCTCGCGGACGCCCGGGAGGCGGGGGATGGCCTCGGCGAGGAAGGGGGCGTAGCGGGAGCGGGCGGTGACGACGGCGACGTCGTCCCGGGCGCGTACCTGGCGGAGGGTGCGGCCGATGTGGACGGCGAAGAGGTTCTCGCCGAGGGTGTGCTTGGCGGGTCGGCCGGTGCGCCGCCGGTAGCGGGTACGGGCCCGTTCGGCGCCCAGGTAGTGCCAGGGCGCGGTCTCGTGGCCGCCCCAGGGGGACAGCCAGTTGGTGAACGCGACGTAGATCAGGCCGCCGGGGCGGGTGACCCGGACCAGTTCGCTGAGGAAGGTCTGGGGGTCGGCGACGTGTTCCAGGACGTTGGAGGAGAAGCAGACGTCGGCGGCGCCGTCGGCCAGCGGCAGCAGGTAGCCGTCGGCGACCACCGCTCCTTGGGGGGCGTGCCCGCGGGCGGTGAGTTCGGCCGTGTCGGGCTCGAAGAGGTAGCCGTGGGCGCCGCGGCGGCGGAACTCCTCGGTGAAGTGGCCGCTGCCGCCGCCGACGTCGGCGACCACCGCGCCGTCCAGCGGGACGTACCGTTCGACCTGGTCGGCGGCGTCGCGGGCGAGCAGCCGGTAGCAGTGCTCCGGTTCGGTCTGTTCGCGCAGGAAGGCGCGGAAGAGGGCGTAGGACCTGCGCAGCGAGGGGTCGCGCACGGCGGGCCTCACCGGCCGGGCGGGGTGTGGCGGACCGCCTCCGCGGCGACTGCGCGGAAGCTGCGGACGGTGCGGCTCCATCGGAAGCGGGCGGCGCGCTGGGCCGCGGCCAGGCCGAGGGCGTTCCGCCGCCGGGCGCTCAGGGCGAGGGTGCACCAGTGCGCGGCGAACGCGCTCTCGCCGCGCGCCAG
This window encodes:
- a CDS encoding alpha-(1->3)-arabinofuranosyltransferase domain-containing protein, whose translation is MTQTLKMYLSPGSPDAGGNPATAPAPPPDGPRRRRWPFAFWAAVLAGFLAPAPGRMTFETKLGVTTDPWAFLGDLGQLWHDRAGFGGIADQYFGYAFPTLPYYGLTHLVHLPVWLAERLWMSLIVTAAFWGALRLAERLRFGTPPTRLLAAACYALWPTFTLVIGSTSAAALPGALLPWVLLPLTDPRHSARTAATRSALLIPFMGGVNAASTLASLLPALLYLLSRTGPRRRALLAWWLPGVALATVWWVVPLLLLGIHGENFMPFIEQADTTTGTMSATEMLRGAGNWVGYLNFGKPWLPAGWTLTANAFAVLGSALAAALGLAGLVRRDLPERRWLLLTTLTIALIALAGYGGALGGPAHGLWQDWLNGWLRPFRNIYKFTPGLALALTLGLAHLLGTARRNGPEGRRARGLPGHRALPAAAALLVLPALALPYLTGTVLQPGAFTKLPAYWQQTANWLAAHTPRSRALVVPATAHGIYTWGSPIDEPLDVLARSPWAQRDFVPFGTPGSRRTLDAVEQALLTGAEVPGLRDYLDRAGIHDVVVRNDLDPDQIGYVPPRTVTRTLEASGYRKVAAFGPLTTSGRIPAEAPVQIQGLYPRQRSVEIYRPQGIPEPGPATAKAVAGTAQLSGGPESLLQLSADPTLRNRPTVLTGDRHPGLGTPPLQLTADGLRRADTRFGLVNSNTSYTYTADERNHPDSVQDPGRPPRQILPTTGIEHQTTAVLRGAASVTASTSGNWLFHLPQYDPVNAFDGNPDTAWAEGSAGDPVGQWIRIAFTKPTDIPATLSVTPLPGDGLRAAPTSVRIQTDHGSADSPLRPDGTRQQIAAPPGKAAWLKLTILGSQTPRAGLSGAGFSEISIPGVQVTRLLQLPTDATASDSPAQTISLHRGSDPGGLSPVSAEVGLHRQFLTGRSASYTVTGKALAVPGTELDHLLDRIAPDQKDRITATADSTSFGFGQSLSPRNLVDGDLTTAWIAGDKPTVHLRWPGKKKIDQIVLAAAGGISTRPEQILINSPYGAATAGVDENGQARFDPITTDRLDITISKVKELTLNNPVAGQPLQLPVGLSEIYIPALDSYRTPRPDPGKRFSLACGQGPMLAVDGVLHATKASGSVRDLTDRRPITVQLCADEAPDGRLLLPSGRHRVEAGDQGPLALTDVVLQRGEASGTSTASATSTADRASTVDRASTVDKTDGTDRTNKARSAASSSSSPSPDTAAARPVTAGKWTGDHRTVAIGAGQAAYLQMYENANDGWHATLDGHELTPLRVDGWQQAFLVPAGAGGTVELTYTPATFYDLGLIGGVLGVAVLIAAALIRRTPRTPPPAPQPPPAPSWVLGTLALTAVVAMAAGPYAVIVPLLAVAARYRPRVLAPLAFVAMLGAGITAALGAGHPVAEHTGAFSATAQALALLALTAAVVTVPAPPNASHLPTPSGTPPGSAPSSPSTPSTPSTPSALSAPSARTTTSTVRPPLPRRDRGGDAGTGGDAGTGAGAPGGRPSVRLPGGSGGLDRPGGSGAAANGGPGSAQGAATETGGPVDRPTHTPPTGPPLRPFTPPPTPHDTPSTTSAADTSTEPPTGSPPGSPPGSSPNSLPDSRPRSPAGPPARAGRLITARGRTPGAGPSWAAPYRRPTPEAATDPSPSRPTGPVRPADTGEDTAR
- a CDS encoding class I SAM-dependent methyltransferase translates to MRDPSLRRSYALFRAFLREQTEPEHCYRLLARDAADQVERYVPLDGAVVADVGGGSGHFTEEFRRRGAHGYLFEPDTAELTARGHAPQGAVVADGYLLPLADGAADVCFSSNVLEHVADPQTFLSELVRVTRPGGLIYVAFTNWLSPWGGHETAPWHYLGAERARTRYRRRTGRPAKHTLGENLFAVHIGRTLRQVRARDDVAVVTARSRYAPFLAEAIPRLPGVREIATWNLLLILRRLP